The genomic DNA CGCGATAGAGGTGTCGTCGGGTATGGCCAACCCGTCGGCCGTGGAATTGAAGGGGTTGCTGATGTCGACAATGACCTTGTCCGCGAGGGCGTCTCCGTACTGGGCGATGACCGGAACGACATTGGCGTACAACAGCGCCACGATGACGATGTCCCCGGCCGGGACGGCGCCGAACCGCCCCGTCGTGGTGCTGCCGCCGAGGGTCTTGGCCAGGTCAGCAGCCTTGGACTTATCACGGCCGATGATCTCAACCGTGTTGCCGCCCGCTACCGCCAGCGCGCCGATAGCGCGGGCCATATTCCCGGTGCCGATGATGCTGATGCTGCTCATGAGGTGTCCCGTCTGGAATTAGCGAATCGAAAAGGTTGACGAATCCACCTTAAGTCGAGTTTGGTGACACGTCAACCATTTGGGGTAGCATGGAGGTTGATGGAACCCAACTGGCTGAACCCTCGGGAAGACCGCGCCTGGCGGGCCTTCATGCACGCACATCATCAGCTCGTCGCGCAGTTGAACCGGGGCCTGCAGAAATCGGGCCTGTCCGGGGCCGACTACGAGGTCCTGGCGGCGCTCTCAGGTCACGACGGGGACCGCATGCCCGCCCACGCTCTGTGCAACGC from Mycobacterium sp. DL440 includes the following:
- a CDS encoding NADPH-dependent F420 reductase yields the protein MSSISIIGTGNMARAIGALAVAGGNTVEIIGRDKSKAADLAKTLGGSTTTGRFGAVPAGDIVIVALLYANVVPVIAQYGDALADKVIVDISNPFNSTADGLAIPDDTSIAQEVAKAAPASASVVKAFNTIFGAVLNQGRTLDVFIAGDDARAKAGVAEFTESLGLRPLDVGGLNMAHWLEGTGLVVMGLARHGVGHYDFALGATAAA